Part of the Oerskovia paurometabola genome is shown below.
GCGCACCGAACGGCGCGTTCGACTCGAGGTGCGCGCGCAGCGCCACGAGCGCGGCCGCCGGGTCCTGGCCGGGTGCGATCCGCAGCGAGATCTTGGCCGTCGCGCGCGGGGTCAGCGTGTTGGACGCGTGCGCGACGCTCGGCGCGTCGATGCCGATGACCGACAGCGCCGGCTTGGTCCAGAGGCGACCCGTCAGCGTCCCCTCGCCCGCGAGGCGGACGCCGTCGAGCACCGAGGAGTCCGCGCGGAAGTCCGCCTCCTCGTAGTCGACGGTCGGGTCCGGCGCGGAGACCAGGCCCTCGACCGCGACGTTGCCCTGCTCGTCGTGGAGGGTGGCGATCAGGCGTGAGAGCAGCGTGAGCGCGTCGAGCACCGGACCGCCGAACATGCCCGAGTGCACCGCGTGGCCCAGCACCGCGACCTCGACGTCGCAGTCGACCAGGCCGCGCAGGCTCGTGGTGAGCCCCGGGACCCCGACCTTCCAGTTGGCGGAGTCCGCGACGACGATCACGTCGGCCGCGAGCAGGTCCTTGTGCTGGTTCAGGAACGGCAGGAAGCTCGGGGACCCGACCTCCTCCTCGCCCTCGACGAAGACCGTCACGCCGATCGGCAGGTCGCCCAGCGCGGACAGCGCCCGCAGCGCACCCACGTGGGCCACGATCCCGGCCTTGTCGTCGGCCGCACCGCGACCGAACAGCCGGCCGTCGACCTCGGTCGGGACGAACGGGTCCGTGTCCCACGCGGCCGCGTCGCCCGGGGGCTGCACGTCGTGGTGCGCGTAGAGCAGGACCGTCGGGGCCCCCTCCGGGGCCGGGCGGCGCGCGACGACCGCGGGCGCGCCGAGCGGACCCGCGACGCCCGTGGCGTGCAGGATCTGCACCTCGGGCAGCCCCGCACCGCGCAGGAGCTCCGCCACGGCCTCGGCGCTCGCCGCGACGTGCGCCTGGTCGAACGCGGAGTTGGACACGGACGGGATGCGCACGAGCGCCTCGAGGTCCCCGCGCAGGGCGGGGAAGAGCTCGGCGACCCGGGCGCGCAGGTGAGCGACGTCGTCGGGCTCGGGAAGGGGGCTGGTTCCAGGTGTGCTGTTCACCCGGGCAACGCTACCTGCCGGTACGCCTCCGCTCCTGCCCACGCCCCGTGCCGAGGCAGCCCCCGTCCTCGACTACGCTGGACCTGTGTTCTCACGCAACAAGTCCTCCGCGCCCTCGTCGAACGACGCCCCCGACCCGGTTGCCGCCGCAGCCGAGATCGAGAAGGCCGGCAAGGGCAGGCCGACGCCCAAGCGCAAGGTCGCCGAGGCCGCCAACAAGCGCCCGCTCGTGCCCTCGGACCGCAAGTCCGCGGCCAAGACAGCGCGCCAGCAGCAGCGTGAGGCCCGCGACCGTCAGTTCCAGGCCATGCAGACGGGCGACGAGCGCTACATGCCCGCCCGCGACAAGGGCCCGGTCAAGCGCTACGTGCGCGACTACGTGGACGCCCGCTGGAACCTCGGCGAGTTCTTCCTGCCCGTCGCCCTGGTCTTCATCGTCCTGACGTTCGTGTTCTCCCAGAACCTGAACATGGCGACGATCATCATCTTCGTGCTCTACGGGATCGTGCTCATCACGATCATCGACGCGTTCATCATGTGGCGCTCCCTCAAGAAGCGCCTGGTCGCGAAGTTCGGGCCGGACTCCCCCAAGGGCAACGCGATGTACGCCGTGATGCGCGCCTTCCAGCTGCGCCGCGCACGCCTGCCCAAGCCCATGCACAAGAAGCACGGCAGCTTCCCCGCGTAGCCGCTCGCGTCCGGTCCGCCGGACGGCCCCAGTTCCCCGAGGTGCCCCGGGCAACTTAGTGTTGTCCCCATGCCCAACTACCGCTTCCTCGGCAACTCCGGCCTCAAGATCTCCGAGATCACCTACGGCAACTGGCTCACCCACGGCTCGCAGGTGGAGAACGACGTCGCCACCCAGTGCGTCCACGCCGCGCTCGACGCCGGCATCACCACGTTCGACACCGCGGACGTCTACGCGAACACCAAGGCCGAGCAGGTCCTCGGCGACGCCCTCAAGGGGCAGCGCCGCGAGTCGCTCGAGATCTTCACCAAGGTCTACTGGCCCACAGGCCCCGGCGGGGCCAACGACTCGGGCCTGTCGCGCAAGCACGTCATGGA
Proteins encoded:
- a CDS encoding dipeptidase; translation: MNSTPGTSPLPEPDDVAHLRARVAELFPALRGDLEALVRIPSVSNSAFDQAHVAASAEAVAELLRGAGLPEVQILHATGVAGPLGAPAVVARRPAPEGAPTVLLYAHHDVQPPGDAAAWDTDPFVPTEVDGRLFGRGAADDKAGIVAHVGALRALSALGDLPIGVTVFVEGEEEVGSPSFLPFLNQHKDLLAADVIVVADSANWKVGVPGLTTSLRGLVDCDVEVAVLGHAVHSGMFGGPVLDALTLLSRLIATLHDEQGNVAVEGLVSAPDPTVDYEEADFRADSSVLDGVRLAGEGTLTGRLWTKPALSVIGIDAPSVAHASNTLTPRATAKISLRIAPGQDPAAALVALRAHLESNAPFGAQVTVHDGETGKPFQAPTDSSAMQAARWAFETSWGTAPVDIGIGGSIPFIADLLDVFPDAAILVTGVEDPDSRAHGANESVHLGELERVVLAEALLLTRLARDAQG
- a CDS encoding DUF3043 domain-containing protein is translated as MFSRNKSSAPSSNDAPDPVAAAAEIEKAGKGRPTPKRKVAEAANKRPLVPSDRKSAAKTARQQQREARDRQFQAMQTGDERYMPARDKGPVKRYVRDYVDARWNLGEFFLPVALVFIVLTFVFSQNLNMATIIIFVLYGIVLITIIDAFIMWRSLKKRLVAKFGPDSPKGNAMYAVMRAFQLRRARLPKPMHKKHGSFPA